Proteins from a genomic interval of Plasmodium reichenowi strain SY57 chromosome 13, whole genome shotgun sequence:
- a CDS encoding mitochondrial ribosomal protein L49 precursor, putative, which yields MNFFKFMHTPKSYFSIYNEYLNSYKKKINKIPFYIRRTASDNLPVFLKYKNNKNLVITVIRKIKGNKEILKREIKSICNSEVIEKPDSFLIRGNHKKKIKDYFKYIGY from the exons atgaattttttcaaatttaTGCATACACCCAAATCCTACTTTAGTATATACaatgaatatttaaattcgtataaaaaaaaaataaacaagATACCATTTTATATTAGGAGAACAG CGTCCGATAATTTGCctgtttttttaaaatacaaaaataataaaaatttggTCATAACGGTTATAAGGAAAATTAAGGGCAACAAAGAA aTTCTTAAAAGAGAAATTAAAAGTATTTGCAATAGTGAGGTTATTGAAAAACCGGATTCGTTTTTAATTCGAGGAAACcacaaaaagaaaataaaggat tattttaaatatattggttattaa